The Candidatus Bathyarchaeota archaeon sequence ATACGCGATCTTGTCAGGTGGAACTTCAATGGTAGCCTACCTCTTACTTTACTATGGCCTAACTAAGTATGACGCCTCCTCCGCAGCTCCCATAGTCTGCACCCAGTCGATCTTTGTGATACCGTTGACCTACATTTTCCTCGGAGAATATTATGGCTTGAACGTGATTCTCTGGATTCTGATGGCTGTGTTAGGCGCGACCATGACATCATGGGATGAGAAGATAAAAGTGAAACAGCTCTTTTCATTCAATAACAAAGCTTTCATGATTTTCCTAACAGTAGCTTTACTATATGCTCTGGGAAATGTGGCTGTAAAACCAGCCTTAAGATTTGTTTCGAACTTCAACTTTCTAATTTGGCGTGAATTAGCATGGTTTGGAACACTGATCCTCTTGACGCCATTTATTTTTCGTAGAAGTGAGAGAATCGTTCTTTGCGAAAATTGGAGGAAAACTTCACTCATACTTGGCCTCGGAGTTGTGATCCTATATTTCATGTATATTCTAATGTTCTATGCACTAGGCGTCTCTGTACAGATCACTATGGGGCTCGCTGCATCTAATGGGCTCTTCGCCGTAATCATTGGATTTCTTCTATCAAGAACCAGCTGGGGTTCCAGCCTTGAAAGACATGGAGGTAGAATATACATCCTTAGAATGATTGGAGCCTTGATGATACTCATTGCAATATTCGAGCTGTCACTAGCAGTCTGATCTTTGACGAGGGCATCAATTGAACCGCTTGTGTTAAATGTACTTTCATACTTATGAAGGCCTAAGCCAGAGATTGATTTAGTTTCATGTGCGCAAAACAAATAAGCGTGCAGCAGTGCATCTCTTTAGACTGTTATAAATCGGTCGGTAATAATTGTATAATCCGTTGAAGGCTAAGCTGCGGCGCCGTGAAGTTACTTTTGGAGTTACTGTAGGTCTCGGATGTCCAGAGGTCTCCGAAGCTCTAGGTAATATAGGTCTAGATTGGATTAGTTTCGACATGCAGCACACAAGCCTTGACACCGAAACTGTTCAGGCAATGGTTCAAGCTATGAGCTGCTCTAATAGTGTACCGAT is a genomic window containing:
- a CDS encoding EamA family transporter is translated as MSELFIYYAIVSSFFWAVFTFISKYILSRKMRNFISFTYLQGILIVILFPILSFLIVPDQIYIPPTVIVPYAILSGGTSMVAYLLLYYGLTKYDASSAAPIVCTQSIFVIPLTYIFLGEYYGLNVILWILMAVLGATMTSWDEKIKVKQLFSFNNKAFMIFLTVALLYALGNVAVKPALRFVSNFNFLIWRELAWFGTLILLTPFIFRRSERIVLCENWRKTSLILGLGVVILYFMYILMFYALGVSVQITMGLAASNGLFAVIIGFLLSRTSWGSSLERHGGRIYILRMIGALMILIAIFELSLAV